A stretch of Castanea sativa cultivar Marrone di Chiusa Pesio chromosome 2, ASM4071231v1 DNA encodes these proteins:
- the LOC142625527 gene encoding uncharacterized protein LOC142625527 produces MAVIRFKEAACPLNQILNLLNERKAEFQHTLLAIPKLVHRKHIRWKSPNLGDFKVNYGGTIFLEQGKAELGVVIHNSEGAVIASLSQQIPLPATMTQVEALAARRAVEFGITTAVLEGDLDIIYKELIDSDSSLALHGHLIHGVKKLASSFNCIRYAHVRRQGNNVAHALAG; encoded by the coding sequence GAAGCTGCATGTCCTTTGAACCAAATCCTCAACTTGTTGAACGAAAGGAAGGCTGAATTTCAACACACCCTCCTAGCCATCCCGAAACTGGTACACAGAAAGCATATCAGATGGAAGTCACCAAACTTAGGTGACTTTAAGGTGAACTACGGTGGCACCATTTTCTTAGAGCAAGGAAAAGCTGAACTTGGAGTGGTGATACACAACTCGGAAGGAGCTGTCATTGCATCTCTGTCACAGCAAATTCCCCTCCCAGCAACTATGACTCAAGTAGAAGCACTGGCAGCGAGGAGAGCAGTTGAATTCGGCATCACTACTGCAGTTTTAGAAGGAGACTTGGACATCATCTATAAGGAACTAATAGACTCAGACTCGTCCCTAGCTTTACATGGTCATCTAATTCATGGTGTAAAAAAGTTAGCTTCTTCTTTTAATTGTATTCGTTATGCCCATGTTCGTCGACAAGGAAATAATGTAGCCCATGCATTAGCTGGATGA